The DNA window TTTTCGTCCATTGCCGCCCGCCGCGCGGCGTCGGTGAGCCGGTACGCCCTGATCGCCCACTTAGGACTCGTGCCGACGTGTTCGGAGAACAGGCGCTGCAAGGTGCGGACGGTCACCCTCGTCGCCGAACTCAGGTGGTCCACCCTCGTGATGGACGGCGTGCCCGCGAGGGTTTCCACGACGCGCACCGCGCGGCGCGCCTGCCTCGTGAGCGGCGGCACGTCCGTTCGGAGCAACCGGTCCACCGCCGACACCATTTCCTCGTCGGTGCCCGCCTTCCCGACCTCCGCCGCGGTGGCTTCCGCCTCGTCGCCGAACACGGCCGAAAGCGGTATCGCGCGGTCGGCGAGATCCGAAACCGGGCTCCCCAGGTAGGCGCGGAAGGTGCCGGGCCGGAAGCGCACGGCGAGCCCCTGCCCGGCGCCGGTCAGCAGGTGCGAGAGCGTCCCGTGCGACGGCCCGACCACACCGGTGTTGCCGGTGAAGAAGCTCGCGTAGACCGCGATGGTCGGCAGGGCCTGCTGGGCACGCGGCGGCTGGCCGCGCAGGTCCCAGCGCACCAGCCAGTAGTACTCGACGAAGTCACGCAACTCGGCTGCGGGCAGTTTGCGGACGACGGCCACGTTCGCCGTCTCCAGCCCGTCGCCGGTCGCTCCCCTGGTGATCCGCACCCGTCCACGGTAATGAGCGGAACCAGTGGTCTGAGCCAGTCGTAATCGTGACGTCACCTGGGAACCCGTGGTCCGCACTCTCCGAATCCGGTGCCGTACCGACGGTGCGTTCCAGCGGGCTCAGGCCCGGCGGCGGACGCGCGGGCAGGCGTCGCATTCGGCTTCGCCGGGCAGCAGATAGGAAAAGCAGCAGCTTTCCCGGCGACGAGTCCATTCACGATGTCCGTCGGCGCTTTCGCACGTTTCGAGCGTCGACGCGGATGTCAACGGGGCGTAGGTGTCCGCCAGTACGAGCGCCGCGTCGGCGACGCCCGCACCTTCGTCGCCGCCTTGTTTGCCCGCCCACCAGAGCGAATTGTCGAGCGCGTCCGTCGCGGCGGCCCACAGCGTCCGTTTTCCGAACGGGCCGACGGCGGCGTACGCGCGCACGAACTGGGCGGCGTGCGCGATGTAGCGCGTGCGCAGCATCGCGGCCAACGCGTGTTCGTCGGCGACGACCGTGGCGCCGGGCAGATCGCACCCGGGGTCCGATGGCAGGCAGTAGAAGTCCTCGCCGGTCAACGCCATGCCCTCGGGATGCGGCCGGTCGTCGCCGAGGGAGAACGCGAGCTCCGAGGGGCGCAGCGACGGCACCCGGCGTTCGTGGTGCATCAGCAGTGCGCCGAGGTAGGCGGGTACGTGCAGGTACCAGGACATGACGTAGGAGCCGGTCGTCCGCGCCGGCGCCTCGCCGAAGCGTGGCCGGAGCCAGCCGTCGAGCTCCTTGCGCCAGCGATCGAAGCCAGCGGGGTCGTCGAGCAGGTCGGCGCAGCGGAGCCAGTTAGCGGGCATATCGCGCCGGAGGTCGGCGCGGCTCTGGAGCGCGCGCACCCTGGCCAACGACGCCGCGAGGCCGTCGGCCGCCGGGGCGCGTTTAGACCGCGAAACGTTCACGCGGGCCTTTCTGCTCCGTCAGGGTGATTAGGTCTGCCTAACCTTACCTCAACGGCCGGGCGGCCACCGATCGGGCGAAACTCACCAGACAGGCCTGTTCGCGGTGAGCGGAAACCGGGGTCCGGTGGAATCCGGCGGCGCCGTCCTTCGTTGAACAACACGTCCGCAACCAGCGAAGACGTGCCACGGAACGGGGTGCGTGACTAGCTGTCTGTGACCCAATCCGCCGTAGTGGTAGGCCAGCGCGACCGCATGGCTACTACAGTGGTCTCACGGTGCTGAAGTCATCGGGTGCTTCCCGATGGAATCGGGCCGCCGGCGCAGCAGTCGAGGGAGTGTAAATGTTCGAGAGGTTTACCGACCGCGCGAGGCGGGTGGTCGTCCTGGCCCAAGAAGAGGCCAGGATGCTCAACCACAACTACATCGGCACCGAGCACATCCTCCTGGGTCTGATCCACGAGGGTGAAGGTGTCGCCGCCAAGGCGCTGGAGTCGCTGGGTATCGCGCTGGAGGGTGTCCGCCAGCAGGTCGAGGAGATCATCGGCCAGGGGCAGCAGGCCCCGAGCGGGCACATCCCCTTCACCCCGCGTGCCAAGAAGGTGCTGGAGCTGTCCCTGCGCGAAGCGCTGCAGCTCGGCCACAACTACATCGGCACCGAGCACATCCTGCTCGGGCTCATCCGCGAGGGCGAGGGCGTGGCCGCCCAGGTGCTGGTCAAGCTCGGCGCCGACCTCAACCGGGTGCGCCAGCAGGTCCTGCAGCTGCTGTCCGGCTACCAGGGCAAGGAACCCCAGGAAGCCGGTGGCGGCCGTGGCGAGGGCACGCCGTCCTCGTCGCTCGTGCTGGACCAGTTCGGCCGCAACCTGACCGTCTCCGCCCGCGAGGGCAAGCTCGACCCGGTGATCGGGCGCGGCAAGGAGATCGAGCGGGTCATGCAGGTGCTGTCGCGGCGCACCAAGAACAACCCGGTCCTGATCGGTGAGCCCGGCGTCGGCAAGACGGCCGTCGTGGAGGGCCTCGCCCAGAACATCGTCAAGGGCGAGGTGCCCGAGACGCTGAAGGACAAGCAGCTCTACACGCTCGACCTCGGGTCGCTCGTCGCGGGCTCCCGCTACCGTGGTGACTTCGAAGAGCGCCTCAAGAAGGTGCTCAAGGAGATCAAGACGCGCGGCGACATCATCCTGTTCATCGACGAGCTGCACACGCTCGTCGGCGCGGGTGCCGCCGAGGGCGCGATCGACGCCGCGTCGATCCTGAAGCCGATGCTCGCCCGCGGTGAGCTGCAGACGATCGGCGCCACCACGCTCGAGGAGTACCGCAAGTACATCGAGAAGGACGCCGCGCTGGAGCGCCGGTTCCAGCCGATCCAGGTCGGCGAGCCGTCGCTGGAGCACACGATCGAGATCCTCAAGGGCCTGCGCGACCGGTACGAGGCGCACCACCGCGTCTCCATCACCGACTCCGCGCTGGTCGCGGCGGCCACGCTGGCCGACCGCTACATCAACGACCGGTTCCTGCCGGACAAGGCGATCGACCTCATCGACGAGGCGGGCGCTCGGATGCGCATCCGCCGGATGACCG is part of the Amycolatopsis sp. CA-230715 genome and encodes:
- a CDS encoding (2Fe-2S)-binding protein — translated: MNVSRSKRAPAADGLAASLARVRALQSRADLRRDMPANWLRCADLLDDPAGFDRWRKELDGWLRPRFGEAPARTTGSYVMSWYLHVPAYLGALLMHHERRVPSLRPSELAFSLGDDRPHPEGMALTGEDFYCLPSDPGCDLPGATVVADEHALAAMLRTRYIAHAAQFVRAYAAVGPFGKRTLWAAATDALDNSLWWAGKQGGDEGAGVADAALVLADTYAPLTSASTLETCESADGHREWTRRRESCCFSYLLPGEAECDACPRVRRRA
- a CDS encoding helix-turn-helix domain-containing protein, which encodes MRITRGATGDGLETANVAVVRKLPAAELRDFVEYYWLVRWDLRGQPPRAQQALPTIAVYASFFTGNTGVVGPSHGTLSHLLTGAGQGLAVRFRPGTFRAYLGSPVSDLADRAIPLSAVFGDEAEATAAEVGKAGTDEEMVSAVDRLLRTDVPPLTRQARRAVRVVETLAGTPSITRVDHLSSATRVTVRTLQRLFSEHVGTSPKWAIRAYRLTDAARRAAMDENRDFGLLAAELGYTDQGHFGGDFGFSPPASGTP